In Phyllostomus discolor isolate MPI-MPIP mPhyDis1 chromosome 3, mPhyDis1.pri.v3, whole genome shotgun sequence, a single genomic region encodes these proteins:
- the PELO gene encoding protein pelota homolog, with the protein MKLVRKDIEKDNAGQVTLVPEEPEDMWHTYNLVQVGDSLRASTIRKVQTESSTGSVGSNRVRTTLTLCVEAIDFDSQACQLRVKGTNIQENEYVKMGAYHTIELEPNRQFTLAKKQWDSVVLERIEQACDPAWSADVAAVVMQEGLAHVCLVTPSMTLTRAKVEVNIPRKRKGNCAQHDRALERFYEQVVQAIQRHINFDVVKCVLVASPGFVREQFCDYMFQQAVKTDNKVLLENRSKFLQVHASSGHKYALKEALCDPAVASRLSDTKAAGEVKALDDFYKMLQHEPDRAFYGLKQVERANEALAIDTLLVSDELFRHQDVATRSRYVRLVDSVKENAGTVRVFSSLHVSGEQLSQLTGVAAILRFPVPELSDQEEDSSSEED; encoded by the exons ATGAAGCTCGTGAGGAAGGACATTGAGAAAGACAATGCGGGCCAGGTGACCCTGGTGCCCGAGGAGCCCGAGGACATGTGGCACACCTACAACCTGGTGCAGGTGGGCGACAGCCTGCGCGCCTCCACCATCCGCAAGGTGCAGACCGAGTCGTCCACGGGCAGCGTGGGCAGCAACCGCGTGCGCACCACGCTCACCCTCTGCGTGGAGGCCATCGACTTCGACTCGCAGGCCTGCCAGCTGCGGGTGAAGGGCACCAACATCCAGGAGAACGAGTACGTGAAGATGGGGGCGTACCACACCATCGAGCTGGAGCCCAACCGCCAGTTCACGCTGGCCAAGAAGCAGTGGGACAGCGTGGTGCTGGAGCGCATCGAGCAGGCCTGCGACCCGGCCTGGAGCGCCGACGTGGCGGCCGTGGTCATGCAGGAGGGCCTGGCGCACGTCTGCCTGGTCACGCCCAGCATGACCCTCACGCGGGCCAAGGTGGAGGTGAACATCCCCCGGAAGCGCAAGGGCAACTGCGCCCAGCACGACCGGGCCCTGGAGCGCTTCTACGAGCAGGTGGTCCAGGCCATCCAGCGCCACATCAACTTCGATGTCGTCAAGTGCGTCCTGGTGGCCAGCCCGGGCTTCGTGCGGGAGCAGTTCTGCGACTACATGTTTCAGCAAGCTGTGAAGACGGACAACAAAGTGCTCCTGGAGAACCGGTCCAAGTTCCTGCAG GTGCATGCCTCCTCTGGACACAAGTACGCCCTCAAAGAAGCCCTCTGCGACCCTGCGGTGGCCAGCCGCCTTTCAGACACGAAGGCTGCCGGCGAGGTGAAGGCCCTGGACGACTTCTATAAAATGTTACAGCACGAGCCCGACCGAGCCTTTTACGGACTCAAGCAGGTGGAGCGGGCCAACGAGGCCCTGGCCATCGACACACTGCTGGTCAGCGACGAGCTCTTCAGGCACCAGGACGTGGCCACGCGGAGCCGCTACGTGCGGCTGGTGGACAGCGTGAAGGAGAACGCGGGCACCGTGCGGGTGTTCTCCAGCCTGCACGTCTCTGGGGAGCAGCTCAGCCAGCTGACCGGGGTGGCCGCCATCCTCCGCTTCCCCGTGCCCGAGCTGTCCGACCAGGAGGAGGATTCCAGTTCTGAGGAAGATTGA